From the Euphorbia lathyris chromosome 6, ddEupLath1.1, whole genome shotgun sequence genome, one window contains:
- the LOC136233316 gene encoding uncharacterized protein, whose translation MIWEVAKEIFSSELVKQIWNAFEIQGLVITSLAFQILLAICGSRRKYNSRVKMRFIVWFCYLMGVYVSTVSLGKLTETNNDSAALSSITYGTVPKVNITNNELRAMWAPLLLMHIGGPDSITAYAVEDNRLGWRQFLELGVQIGVVLLIFIKSWNNTWLSIIALTLLLSGAIKSFERIWALRRSASSDAVFDTLVTSNIHEQFGFKYSNSNLALLVKAYRRFEHLKPHIQNWIGHPLSINSPSVSTYYYHPEDVFRITEFELGFMYDVLYTRFPTNYSIASFIRRSICFLSLVSSLCGFAILFRHADVKLLKILVSRKYDKKVDIAITYLLLSGAIGVEIYAIISTLWSEWALLFMIKNHRSRMVETFFQVLVRQVPMKWPRWSNSMEQLNLLSYCLYKEQSRSGRLINEIVKRRGWDQKYKRFRVTVYTEVSVKMKKMIIEQIEQVRGQRVWQPFSKRGEWALERFKCLDQFKWSIETDYTNEANQQTSFGRAITIWHIATDICYNQLADQNPGSQLVNYKDSQPSLTKKLSDYMMHLLAERPYMLSINTKKILFQGACNKLTAYLEKISKQAGADNDMINYFAKKVLECRFEDAVVTLSDENDATDSNEDVDIVSRWEVVLEAKILAELLFDRADRWDMLSSIWVEMLCYAAYNCPWVHHTEQLRRGGGLITHVWLLLTHETNKFNISIY comes from the coding sequence ATGATATGGGAGGTTGCAAAAGAAATATTTAGCTCGGAGTTGGTGAAACAAATATGGAATGCATTTGAGATACAGGGTCTGGTAATCACAAGCCTTGCCTTTCAAATCCTACTAGCAATATGCGGCAGCCGCAGGAAGTACAATTCAAGAGTTAAGATGAGGTTTATTGTTTGGTTCTGTTACTTAATGGGTGTCTATGTTTCAACTGTTTCCCTTGGCAAGCTAACCGAAACAAACAATGATTCAGCTGCCCTTTCCAGCATCACTTATGGTACTGTTCCAAAGGTCAACATAACCAACAATGAGCTCCGAGCCATGTGGGCGCCTCTTCTTCTTATGCACATTGGCGGTCCTGACAGCATTACTGCATACGCTGTCGAAGACAACAGGCTTGGCTGGAGGCAATTTCTTGAATTAGGAGTCCAGATAGGTGTTGTCCTTTTGATTTTTATCAAGTCTTGGAACAATACTTGGCTTTCAATCATCGCATTGACACTGCTCCTATCCGGAGCAATCAAGAGTTTCGAGAGGATTTGGGCTCTCAGACGCTCTGCTAGCTCTGATGCGGTGTTTGACACTTTAGTAACCAGCAATATTCATGAACAGTTTGGTTTCAAATACTCCAACTCTAATCTAGCATTGCTTGTTAAGGCCTATAGGCGTTTCGAACATTTGAAACCGCACATTCAGAATTGGATAGGTCACCCTTTGTCTATAAACTCCCCTTCTGTCAGCACATATTATTATCATCCTGAAGATGTTTTCAGGATTACGGAGTTTGAGCTTGGATTCATGTATGATGTGTTGTACACCAGGTTCCCCACCAATTATTCTATTGCTAGTTTCATTCGGCGTTCCATATGCTTCCTTAGTCTAGTTTCGAGTTTGTGTGGATTCGCCATCCTGTTCAGGCATGCTGATGTGAAACTCCTAAAAATTCTTGTGTCAAGGAAATATGACAAGAAAGTGGACATTGCAATTACCTATTTACTTCTGTCAGGGGCTATTGGAGTTGAAATCTATGCAATTATTTCCACTCTTTGGTCAGAATGGGCACTTCTATTCATGATCAAGAATCATCGGAGTCGAATGGTAGAAACGTTCTTTCAAGTTTTAGTTCGTCAGGTGCCAATGAAATGGCCTAGATGGTCAAACAGTATGGAGCAATTAAACTTGCTGAGTTATTGTCTATACAAGGAACAGTCCAGGTCAGGGAGATTAATCAATGAAATCGTGAAACGGAGAGGTTGGGATCAAAAGTACAAGAGGTTTCGAGTAACTGTGTACACCGAAGTTTCAgtgaaaatgaagaaaatgatAATTGAACAGATAGAGCAGGTTCGCGGGCAGAGAGTTTGGCAGCCTTTCAGCAAAAGAGGAGAATGGGCTTTAGAAAGGTTCAAATGCCTAGACCAATTCAAATGGAGCATTGAAACAGATTACACAAATGAAGCAAATCAGCAAACAAGTTTTGGCAGGGCCATAACCATATGGCATATAGCAACTGATATCTGCTACAACCAACTTGCTGATCAGAACCCGGGATCTCAGCTAGTTAATTATAAAGATTCTCAGCCGAGTTTAACGAAGAAGTTATCAGATTATATGATGCACCTTCTAGCAGAGAGGCCATACATGCTTTCTATTAACACCAAGAAAATTCTTTTCCAAGGAGCTTGTAACAAACTCACAGCATATCTTGAGAAAATATCAAAGCAAGCAGGAGCTGATAACGATATGATTAACTATTTCGCAAAGAAAGTGCTTGAATGTAGATTTGAAGATGCTGTGGTCACGCTTTCTGATGAGAATGACGCGACGGATTCCAATGAAGATGTAGATATAGTATCAAGATGGGAAGTAGTTTTGGAAGCAAAAATACTTGCTGAACTTCTGTTTGATAGGGCAGATAGGTGGGATATGTTAAGTAGCATTTGGGTTGAAATGCTGTGCTATGCTGCATATAATTGCCCTTGGGTCCATCACACTGAGCAGCTCAGGCGAGGTGGAGGCTTGATTACTCATGTCTGGCTTCTTTTGACCCATGAAACTAATAAGTtcaatattagtatatattga
- the LOC136232188 gene encoding protein SIEVE ELEMENT OCCLUSION B-like has translation MKQEDILNALREINKKSNQQNSSTNLDEGWFLKEFGEDPKSSEKKVDVKPLFHLVEDILNRAIQNVNRSVMDTRAYMEDESHKEEVILLREKLSHIMDRIAYKIAYNTSSKGDPDETIRWILRKLKEYPWEAKLILTLTAFSLNYGECWHLALIYSSNQLAKSISLLKQVAYTYKPAGFPAPPLEAVNDLVLAMMDATRCIFRFHDLGDQIANASDVPQYSHGLKEIIPVTIYWTIRSVLASASQITSLTSLGFNYVISSAEKEELMFLTVKLNSKKEELEKQAELCQPTLEEARMIKRLESIKDLLNAPQVENMIILRALIYYKDDQQPLLYDCKKKKHVVLDVLRKKLVLLLISDVDIPQEDIESVKEIYGKARERKTQVERDFETVWIPIAEQGSEQDIEEKFKLKREAMQWYTVHSPSLIAKEVIKLAKEEWNFENQPIIVVIDPQGQVASPNAFPMIRIWKNLAYPFTSASEEALWKDKIFDLDLLLADIFPEFQNLIEKGNDCICLYGGEDMGWVKMFTARTPSVAEAVNLPLRMVYVGKSKSSFQVKTNIDTIQKEKLSYVMDEKQQRRFWTRITNMLHSRMLLGKTIYEDPVIQEINSLLNSDTSEGGWAAFFTWDRHGESVLMTIAEGKVILNSLIHFTEWQHNMSRREDFIPALEQHLKHHNAYNDGLKHIKSYEEFQQKFKMLHRNDPTRIVKALMSATDYSEPLLFDGVAKKRVKFDFLRPKQLLLLVSDFDILQEEIAMVEAITKEISTIPTARQATKRPERPFEIVWVPIVNTDILHNESQQKRFEMLQDSMPWYSVLNPSVMNETAIKFIKKVFGFDKKTILVVVDEQGWVTCPNALHMMWIWSIDAFPFTTCREGLLWEKESWGLDFLLEGIDQSNWRQEGKHICLYGGDDIKWIRKFTTAAREVAEAEKINLDTVYVGRGNPGDRVREVIEKIEEENLSLYCLDLTSIWYFWKRIESMWRSKVELGRSVKNDPLMKEIMTMLNFDSSEGGWATLFATGTVNHESIKARGNIFLSCLTDYKLWKYDIRHKGFMTALKDYLQTLESKHHCNHLSFPVNAGIVPQLIVCSDCGRRMETYITYKCCNN, from the exons atgaaacaaGAAGATATATTAAATGCGCTGAGGGAAATCAATAAGAAGAGTAACCAGCAAAATTCTTCAACAAATCTTGATGAAGGTTGGTTCCTGAAAGAATTTGGTGAGGATCCTAAAAGTTCAGAAAAAAAAGTTGATGTCAAACCTCTTTTCCATCTAGTGGAGGACATCCTTAATCGTGCCATCCAGAATGTTAATCGAAGTGTCATG GATACCAGAGCATACATGGAAGATGAGAGCCACAAAGAAGAAGTTATTCTTTTGCGTGAGAAATTATCCCATATAATGGATCGAATCGCCTACAAG ATAGCCTACAACACTTCGAGCAAAGGAGATCCAGACGAGACAATAAGGTGGATATTGCGGAAACTAAAGGAGTATCCATGGGAAGCTAAATTGATACTCACATTAACAGCTTTTTCTTTGAACTATGGGGAATGCTGGCACCTCGCCCTTATCTATTCATCAAACCAACTTGCCAAGTCCATATCACTGCTCAAGCAAGTAGCTTATACTTACAAGCCAGCAGGTTTCCCCGCTCCTCCCTTGGAAGCTGTTAATGATCTGGTCTTGGCCATGATGGATGCAACCCGCTGTATCTTTAGATTCCATGACCTGGGGGACCAAATTGCCAATGCTTCCGATGTGCCACAATATTCTCATGGTTTAAAAGAAATTATCCCAGTCACCATCTATTGGACTATCAGGAGTGTCTTGGCTTCTGCCTCTCAGATAACCAGCCTCACCAGCTTGGGTTTTAA CTATGTAATATCAAgcgcagagaaggaagaactgATGTTCTTGACAGTAAAACTCAACAGTAAGAAAGAGGAGCTCGAGAAACAGGCTGAGTTATGTCAGCCGACCTTAG AGGAAGCAAGGATGATAAAACGTCTTGAAAGTATTAAGGACCTTCTTAATGCTCCCCAAGTCGAAAACATGATTATTCTCAGGGCACTTATTTATTACAAGGATGATCAACAACCACTTCTTTATGATTGCAAGAAAAAG AAACATGTAGTGCTGGATGTGTTGAGAAAGAAACTGGTGTTGTTGCTGATATCAGATGTAGACATCCCCCAAGAAGATATTGAGTCTGTGAAAGAGATATACGGTAAAGCCAGAGAGCGTAAAACGCAGGTAGAACGTGACTTTGAGACAGTGTGGATCCCCATTGCTGAGCAAGGGTCAGAGCAGGATATTGAAGAAAAGTTCAAGTTGAAGAGGGAAGCTATGCAATGGTACACAGTGCACAGTCCTTCATTGATTGCCAAAGAAGTGATCAAATTAGCCAAGGAGGAATGGAATTTTGAAAATCAGCCTATCATCGTGGTTATAGATCCGCAAGGGCAAGTTGCCTCGCCAAATGCATTTCCTATGATTCGTATTTGGAAGAATCTTGCTTACCCTTTCACCTCTGCCTCAGAGGAAGCTCTTTGGAAAGACAAGATTTTTGATCTTGATCTGCTACTTGCAGACATCTTTCCCGAATTTCAAAATTTG ATAGAGAAGGGAAATGATTGCATATGCCTTTATGGAGGAGAGGACATGGGATGGGTGAAGATGTTCACAGCAAGAACACCTTCTGTGGCAGAAGCAGTGAATCTTCCACTGAGGATGGTTTATGTGGGGAAGAGTAAATCGAGCTTTCAAGTAAAGACAAACATTGATACCATACAGAAAGAGAAACTAAGTTACGTAATGGATGAGAAGCAACAGCGGCGTTTTTGGACAAGAATTACAAACATGCTTCATTCTAGGATGCTGTTAGGCAAAACTATATACGAGGATCCTGTTATTCAGGAAATCAATTCACTGCTTAATTCAGATACTAGTGAAGGAGGATGGGCTGCTTTTTTCACTTGGGATAGACATGGCGAATCTGTCTTAATGACTATAGCAGAAGGAAAGGTGATCTTGAATAGCTTAATTCATTTTACTGAGTGGCAGCATAATATGTCACGAAGAGAAGATTTCATTCCTGCACTTGAGCAACACCTCAAACACCATAATGCCTACAATG ATGGACTAAAACATATAAAATCCTATGAGGAATTTCAACAAAAATTTAAGATGCTCCATCGCAACGACCCTACAAGGATTGTCAAAGCACTGATGTCTGCCACTGATTATTCAGAGCCACTGCTTTTTGATGGAGTCGCCAAAAAGAGG GTTAAATTTGATTTTCTGAGACCAAAACAATTATTATTGCTGGTATCAGACTTTGACATCTTACAAGAAGAGATTGCCATGGTTGAAGCGATTACGAAAGAGATTTCTACCATTCCAACAGCACGACAGGCAACAAAACGACCAGAAAGGCCGTTTGAGATAGTGTGGGTTCCAATAGTAAACACAGATATTCTACATAATGAGAGTCAACAGAAGAGATTTGAGATGCTGCAGGATTCTATGCCCTGGTACTCTGTTCTGAACCCTTCAGTGATGAATGAGACTGCTATCAAGTTCATCAAGAAAGTTTTCGGATTCGACAAAAAGACTATCCTTGTTGTGGTAGATGAACAAGGATGGGTTACATGTCCAAACGCACTCCATATGATGTGGATTTGGAGCATTGACGCCTTCCCTTTCACCACTTGTAGGGAGGGACTTCTATGGGAGAAAGAGAGTTGGGGACTTGACTTCTTATTGGAAGGCATTGATCAAAGCAATTGG aggcaagaAGGAAAACACATTTGCCTTTATGGAGGAGACGACATAAAGTGGATTCGAAAATTCACAACAGCGGCCAGGGAAGTAGCAGAAGCAGAAAAAATCAACTTAGACACGGTTTATGTGGGGAGAGGCAACCCAGGCGATAGAGTGAGGGAGGTCATTgagaaaatagaagaagagaatctGAGCCTTTACTGCTTAGACCTGACATCAATATGGTACTTCTGGAAGAGGATAGAGAGCATGTGGAGATCAAAGGTTGAACTAGGAAGAAGCGTCAAGAATGATCCTTTAATGAAGGAAATCATGACAATGCTAAACTTTGATAGCAGTGAAGGTGGATGGGCTACTCTTTTCGCCACTGGAACTGTAAATCATGAGTCGATCAAGGCCAGAGGGAACATATTTCTAAGCTGTCTCACTGATTACAAACTCTGGAAATATGATATCCGGCACAAGGGTTTTATGACAGCACTTAAAGATTACCTTCAAACACTTGAATCTAAACATCACTGTAACCATCTCAGCTTCCCCGTCAATGCTGGTATTGTTCCTCAATTAATTGTATGCTCAGACTGCGGCCGTCGCATGGAAACCTATATCACATATAAGTGCTGCAACAATTAA